In Agromyces sp. 3263, a single genomic region encodes these proteins:
- the glmS gene encoding glutamine--fructose-6-phosphate transaminase (isomerizing): MCGIVGYVGERNSLDVLMGGLRRLEYRGYDSAGVAIVDDDGVIETAKRAGKLQVLADDLVASPLHRGGTGIGHTRWATHGGPTDRNAHPHLGDDGRLALIHNGIIENFSELKDELMAEGYVFESETDTEVAAVLLGREYRRVGELTEAFRATVSRLDGAFTLLAVHRDQPGVVVGARRNSPLVIGLGDGENFLGSDVAAFVEFTKRAVAIGQDQIVTITADGVTVTDFAGEPVEVEPFDVAWDASAAEKGGWSSFMRKEVSEQPDAVANTLRGRISEGRVHIPELESFGDEELRAIRRITVIACGTAAYAGMVAKYAIEQWARVPVEVELSHEFRYREPVLDEGTLVVSISQSGETMDTLMAVKYAREMGARTISICNTQGATIPRESDAVVYTHAGPEVAVASTKAFVAQIAALYLFGLHLARVRGTLSDEELGVQLAELLAVPEKLETVLGQSERVGQLAHWMADTRSVLFLGRHVGYPIALEGALKLKELAYIHAEGFAAGELKHGPIALIEPGQPVFVVVPSPRGSANLHPKVVSNIQEIRARGARVIAIAEAGDAAVLPFADEVIRIPLAAPLFEPLLAVVPLQVFAMELAQAKGLDVDQPRNLAKSVTVE, encoded by the coding sequence ATGTGTGGAATTGTCGGTTACGTCGGCGAGCGCAACAGCCTCGACGTGCTCATGGGCGGCCTTCGCCGCCTCGAATATCGCGGATACGACTCGGCGGGAGTCGCGATCGTCGACGACGACGGCGTCATCGAGACGGCGAAGCGCGCGGGCAAGCTGCAGGTGCTCGCCGACGATCTCGTGGCGTCGCCGCTGCACCGCGGCGGCACCGGAATCGGCCACACCCGCTGGGCCACGCACGGCGGGCCGACCGATCGGAACGCGCACCCGCACCTGGGCGACGACGGCCGCCTCGCCCTTATCCACAACGGCATCATCGAGAACTTCTCCGAGCTGAAGGACGAGCTCATGGCCGAGGGCTACGTGTTCGAGAGCGAGACCGACACCGAGGTCGCCGCCGTGCTGCTCGGCCGTGAGTACCGCCGTGTCGGCGAGCTCACCGAGGCGTTCCGCGCGACCGTGTCGCGCCTCGACGGGGCGTTCACGCTGCTGGCCGTGCACCGCGACCAGCCGGGTGTCGTGGTCGGCGCCCGACGCAACTCGCCACTCGTCATCGGCCTCGGCGACGGCGAGAACTTCCTGGGCTCGGATGTCGCCGCCTTCGTCGAGTTCACCAAGCGCGCCGTGGCCATCGGCCAGGACCAGATCGTCACCATCACCGCCGACGGCGTCACGGTCACCGACTTCGCGGGCGAGCCCGTCGAGGTGGAGCCGTTCGACGTGGCGTGGGACGCGTCCGCCGCCGAGAAGGGCGGGTGGTCCTCGTTCATGCGCAAGGAGGTGTCGGAGCAACCCGACGCGGTCGCCAACACGCTGCGAGGTCGCATCAGCGAGGGGCGGGTGCACATCCCCGAGCTCGAGTCCTTCGGAGACGAGGAGCTTCGCGCCATCCGTCGCATCACCGTGATAGCGTGCGGCACGGCGGCCTACGCCGGCATGGTCGCGAAGTACGCCATCGAGCAGTGGGCCAGGGTTCCCGTGGAGGTCGAGCTCAGTCACGAGTTCCGCTACCGGGAGCCGGTGCTCGACGAGGGCACGCTGGTGGTCTCCATCAGCCAGTCGGGCGAGACCATGGACACGCTCATGGCGGTGAAGTACGCCCGCGAGATGGGGGCGCGCACGATCTCGATCTGCAACACCCAGGGCGCGACGATCCCGCGCGAGTCCGACGCCGTCGTCTACACGCACGCCGGCCCCGAGGTCGCCGTCGCGTCGACGAAGGCCTTCGTCGCGCAGATCGCCGCGCTCTACCTGTTCGGCCTGCACCTGGCGCGCGTGCGCGGCACGTTGTCCGACGAGGAGCTCGGTGTGCAGCTCGCCGAGCTGCTGGCGGTGCCCGAGAAGCTCGAGACCGTGCTCGGCCAGTCCGAGCGGGTCGGCCAGCTGGCGCATTGGATGGCCGACACCCGGTCCGTCCTGTTCCTCGGCCGGCACGTCGGCTACCCCATCGCGCTCGAGGGTGCGCTGAAGCTCAAGGAGCTCGCGTACATCCACGCCGAGGGCTTCGCCGCCGGCGAGCTGAAGCACGGCCCCATCGCCCTCATCGAGCCCGGCCAGCCGGTGTTCGTGGTGGTGCCGAGCCCGCGCGGCTCGGCGAACCTGCACCCGAAGGTCGTGTCGAACATCCAGGAGATCCGTGCCCGTGGCGCACGCGTGATCGCCATCGCCGAGGCCGGAGACGCCGCGGTGCTGCCCTTCGCCGACGAGGTCATCCGGATCCCGCTCGCCGCTCCCCTCTTCGAACCGCTCCTCGCGGTGGTGCCGCTGCAGGTCTTCGCGATGGAGCTCGCACAGGCGAAGGGCCTCGACGTCGACCAGCCCCGCAACCTGGCCAAGTCCGTGACGGTGGAATGA
- a CDS encoding holo-ACP synthase, with translation MIVGIGIDVVDIARFERSITRTPALVERLFAQSERGRPARSLAARFAAKESLIKALGGHAVIRWHEMRVVQDADGNPDFALSGGLAEHVRRLGIDHVHLSMSHDAGIASAFVVLESAGGGSR, from the coding sequence GTGATCGTCGGCATCGGCATCGACGTGGTCGACATCGCTCGGTTCGAGCGCTCGATCACGCGCACGCCGGCGCTCGTCGAGCGACTGTTCGCCCAGAGCGAACGCGGCCGGCCCGCGCGGTCGCTCGCCGCGCGGTTCGCGGCGAAGGAGTCGCTCATCAAGGCGCTCGGCGGCCACGCCGTCATCCGGTGGCACGAGATGCGGGTGGTGCAGGACGCGGACGGCAACCCCGACTTCGCCCTGTCGGGCGGCCTCGCCGAGCACGTCCGTCGCCTCGGCATCGACCACGTGCACCTCTCGATGAGCCACGACGCGGGCATCGCCAGTGCGTTCGTGGTGCTCGAGTCAGCGGGCGGCGGTTCGCGATGA
- the alr gene encoding alanine racemase — translation MTSVAEPAPDAAARPFREAVVDLGAVEHNVRVLADRVAPAEVMAVVKANAYGHGAVACARAALAGGATRLGVADLDEALELREAGIEAPVLAWLHDPDADFGRAVASGIEIGVSSAGQLERAAAVGPARVHLKIDTGLSRNGVPESEWHDVVARAAELEHAGVISVVGIFSHFANTSRDVDAAQLAVFERALAEAERAGLRPDVRHIASSEQAIRDPRSRYELVRIGIGTYGLTPFGDGTTAADLGLTPAMTLRTRVAAVRRVEEGAGASYAHIWHAERPTTLALVPLGYADGIPRHASGGGAEVLIGGTRRPVVGRIAMDQFVVDVGDDAISVGDEVVVFGDPATGAPTADEWAAASGTIGYEIVTRIGPRVGRTYLGTVSGGAA, via the coding sequence ATGACGTCAGTCGCCGAGCCGGCGCCGGATGCCGCGGCGCGGCCCTTCCGCGAGGCCGTCGTCGACCTCGGCGCGGTCGAGCACAACGTACGCGTGCTGGCCGACCGGGTGGCACCCGCCGAGGTGATGGCGGTGGTCAAGGCGAACGCATACGGCCACGGTGCCGTCGCCTGTGCGCGGGCCGCGCTGGCCGGAGGGGCGACGCGCCTCGGCGTCGCCGACCTCGATGAGGCGCTCGAACTCCGGGAGGCGGGCATCGAGGCGCCGGTCCTCGCCTGGCTCCACGACCCCGACGCGGACTTCGGGCGCGCGGTCGCCTCGGGCATCGAGATCGGCGTCTCGAGCGCCGGGCAGCTCGAGCGCGCCGCCGCCGTGGGTCCCGCCCGCGTGCACCTGAAGATCGACACCGGGCTCAGCCGCAACGGCGTGCCCGAGTCCGAGTGGCACGACGTCGTCGCTCGTGCCGCCGAGCTCGAGCACGCGGGCGTGATCAGCGTCGTGGGCATCTTCAGCCACTTCGCGAACACCTCTCGCGACGTGGATGCCGCACAGCTCGCCGTCTTCGAGCGGGCGCTCGCCGAGGCCGAACGAGCCGGCCTGCGACCGGACGTGCGGCACATCGCGTCGTCCGAGCAGGCCATCCGCGACCCGCGGTCGCGCTACGAGCTCGTGCGCATCGGCATCGGCACGTACGGGCTCACGCCGTTCGGCGACGGCACGACCGCCGCGGACCTCGGACTCACTCCGGCCATGACGCTGCGCACGCGCGTGGCGGCGGTCCGCCGCGTCGAGGAGGGTGCCGGCGCCTCGTACGCGCACATCTGGCACGCCGAGCGTCCGACGACCCTCGCGCTCGTGCCGCTCGGCTACGCGGACGGCATCCCACGCCATGCCTCGGGCGGCGGCGCCGAGGTGCTGATCGGCGGCACGCGTCGACCGGTGGTCGGCCGGATCGCCATGGACCAGTTCGTCGTCGACGTCGGCGACGATGCGATCTCGGTCGGCGACGAGGTCGTCGTCTTCGGCGACCCCGCGACGGGCGCGCCCACCGCCGACGAGTGGGCCGCGGCATCCGGCACCATCGGCTACGAGATCGTCACCCGCATCGGTCCGCGCGTCGGTCGCACCTACCTGGGCACGGTGTCGGGCGGGGCCGCGTGA
- the tsaE gene encoding tRNA (adenosine(37)-N6)-threonylcarbamoyltransferase complex ATPase subunit type 1 TsaE, producing MEVHAPDADAMEAFGRELAADLRAGDLVLLTGPLGAGKTTLTRGIGDGIGVRGPVQSPTFVLARTHPNLAGGPSLVHVDAYRLGSAALLDDLDLDFDHAVVVVEWGAGLLDDASESWLEVVIERPTGAAGDGTGVGDATDAADAELLGADEPRVLDVRGYGPRWAGTRFAVGR from the coding sequence ATGGAGGTGCACGCCCCGGACGCCGACGCGATGGAGGCGTTCGGCCGCGAGCTCGCCGCCGACCTCCGCGCGGGCGACCTCGTGCTCCTGACCGGCCCGCTCGGCGCGGGCAAGACGACCCTCACGCGGGGCATCGGCGATGGCATCGGCGTCCGGGGCCCGGTGCAGAGCCCGACGTTCGTGCTGGCACGCACCCACCCGAACCTGGCCGGCGGTCCGTCGCTCGTGCACGTCGACGCCTACCGGCTCGGCAGTGCCGCCCTGCTCGACGACCTCGACCTCGACTTCGACCACGCGGTCGTCGTGGTCGAGTGGGGTGCCGGGCTCCTCGACGATGCCAGCGAGTCGTGGCTCGAGGTCGTCATCGAGCGACCCACGGGTGCGGCGGGCGATGGCACCGGTGTCGGTGACGCCACGGATGCCGCCGACGCGGAGCTCCTCGGTGCCGATGAGCCGCGCGTGCTGGACGTCCGCGGATACGGGCCCCGCTGGGCCGGAACCCGGTTCGCGGTCGGCCGGTAG
- the tsaB gene encoding tRNA (adenosine(37)-N6)-threonylcarbamoyltransferase complex dimerization subunit type 1 TsaB has product MLLAIDTSTGTSVAVVDRDRGVIAETGTDDTMRHAEVVGGFIREAMDAAGVRPRDLSGVAGGMGPGPFTGLRVGIAAAHAFAVGIGRPFVPVPSHDALAWAWYVAGGAGRLQVVTDARRREFAVSDYDGLDAEGLPRRAGGPALSPRDAVPETAGTRLDAHLVPAGGIGMLAELAFAARRLPLADDVPLYLRAPDVTPSAGKRVLQ; this is encoded by the coding sequence ATGCTGCTCGCGATCGACACGTCGACGGGCACGAGTGTCGCCGTCGTCGACCGCGATCGCGGGGTGATCGCCGAGACGGGCACCGACGACACGATGCGGCATGCCGAGGTCGTCGGCGGGTTCATCCGCGAGGCGATGGATGCCGCGGGCGTGCGCCCGCGCGACCTCTCCGGCGTCGCCGGAGGCATGGGCCCGGGGCCGTTCACGGGCCTGCGGGTCGGCATCGCGGCCGCCCACGCGTTCGCGGTCGGGATCGGCCGGCCGTTCGTGCCGGTGCCGAGCCACGATGCCCTGGCCTGGGCCTGGTACGTCGCCGGCGGAGCCGGGCGGCTGCAGGTCGTGACCGATGCTCGGCGCCGGGAGTTCGCCGTCTCCGACTACGACGGGCTCGACGCCGAGGGACTGCCGCGCCGCGCCGGTGGCCCGGCGCTGAGCCCGCGCGATGCCGTTCCCGAGACGGCCGGCACCCGCCTCGACGCGCACCTCGTTCCCGCCGGCGGGATCGGCATGCTGGCCGAGCTGGCGTTCGCGGCCCGGCGCCTGCCGCTGGCCGATGACGTGCCGCTCTACCTCCGTGCGCCCGACGTGACGCCCTCGGCCGGCAAGCGGGTCCTGCAGTGA